GACGCCTACCACGAGGCCCACATGGACCTCGTGTCGGTCGACCCCGTCTTCAACCTCTACAACCTCGACTGGCCCATCTCCACCTACCCGGTCCAGATGCCCGGCGCCAAGTTCACCCTGCGCGGCCTCGCCCTGGACTCGGTGGTGAGCCCGGGCTGCATCATCTCCGGCGGTTCGATCGAGAGCTCGGTGCTGTCCCCGAACGTGCGGGTGGCCGAGAACTCGAAGGTCGACCGGTCCGTGCTGCTCAGCAACGTGCGGATCGGCCAGAAGGCCATCGTCCGCAACGCCATCCTCGACAAGAACGTCGTCGTGGCCGACGGCGCCAAGATCGGCGTCAACAGCCAGGACGACCTCGACCGGGGCTTCACCGTCTCCGAGGCCGGGATCACCGTCGTCGGCAAGGGTGTCAAGGTCGAGAAGAGCTGACCGCCGCGGCCTGGGCCGACCACCGCGGCCGGCTCAGGGCGCGGGGACAGGCTCAGGGCGCGAGCCGGCTCAGCGCTTGGCGGCGACCAGCAGCCCGTCGCCGACGGGCAGCAGGGTGGTGACGAGGTCCTCGTGGTCGCGGAGCAGCTCCAGCGCGGCGCGGACCGACTCGGTCTCCTCGTCGTTCTGGCCCGGGTCGGCGATGCGGTCACCCAGCAGGGCGTTGTCGAGCGCGATCAGCCCGCCGTGCCGCAGCAGCCGGATGCCCTGCTCGACGTACTCGGGGTACTCCATCGGGTCGCCGTCGACGAAGACGAGGTCGTAGGCGCCGTCGCTCAGCCGGGGGAGCACGTTCAGCGCGTCCCCGCTGATCAGCCGGAACCGCTGGGTGGGCACGCCCACCGAGAGGAACGCCTTCCGCGCCGCCTGCTGGTGGGCCGGTTCGGTGTCGACGCTGGTCAGGATGCCGTCGGGCCGCATGCCGGCGAACAGCGCCAGCCCGGACACGCCCGCGCCGGTGCCGATCTCCACCACGTGGCGGGCCTGGACGGCGCGGGCCAGGAGTGTCAGCGTCGCGGCGGAGCCGCGCCCGACGGAGGTGATGCCCAGCGGGACGGCGGCCTCGCGGGCGGCCGTGGCCGCCTCCGGCTCGACGACGAAGTCCTCGGCGTAGGCCCAGGTCGCCGGCTTCGGGGCAGTCTTGGGGGAGGTCTTGCCTGACGCGGTCACGGGCCTCACCCTAGCGACATCCGGACCGCCTCCACTCCGCCGCCGGGCGGTCCGGACGAGGCGTCGCTCACCCTACGATGGGGCTCATGAGCCATACCGTCGTCGCCGAGCTGGTGGCCGCCGTGATGAAGGTGGAGGTCGCCGTCGGCCAGCGGGTGAGCGCGGAGGACCCGGTGGTCATCCTCGAGTCGATGAAGATGGAGATCCCGGTGCTGGCCGAGGTGTCCGGCGCGGTGGCGGAGATCGTCGTCGCCGCCGGTGACGTGGTGAACGACGGCGACCCGCTGGTGGTCATCGCCCCCGACGGGCGCTGAGCGGCTCCACCCCGCCGGGGTGCGCTGACCCTAGGATGACGACCATGCCTACGCCGCCGTTCGGCCGTCTGCTGACCGCCATGGTGACGCCCTTCCGGGCCGACGGCGCCCTGGACCTGGACGCGGCCGCCGCGCTGGCCACCTACCTCGTCGACGACCTGCGGAACGACGGGCTGGTCATCAGCGGCACCACGGGGGAGTCCCCGACCACCACCGACGCCGAGAAGGCCGAGCTGCTCCGCGTCGTCCTGGACGCCGTCGGCGACCGGGCCTCCGTCCTGACGGGGGTCGGCACCTTCTCCACCGCGCACACCGTCGAGCTGGCCCGGCAGGCCGCCGAGGTGGGCGCGCACGGCCTGCTCGTCGTCACGCCGTACTACTCGCGTCCGCCGCAGGCCGGGCTGCTGGAGCACTTCCGGACCGTCGCCGACGCGACCGACCGGCCCGTCATGCTGTACGACCACCCTGGCCGCGCCGCCGTCCCGCTGGCCCGCGACACCCTGCTGCGGCTGGCCGAGCACGAGCGCGTCATCGCGGTCAAGGACGCCACCGGCGACCCGGTCGCCAGCTCGGCCGTGGTCGCGGCCACGGGCCTGGCCTACTACTCCGGTGACGACCCGATGACCCTCCCGCTGCTCGCGGTCGGGGCCGTCGGCGTCGTCGGCACCTCGACCCACTTCAGCGCGCTGGGCACCCGGGCGATGATCGAGGCCTACCTCGCCGGGGACGTCGCCGGCGCGCTGGCGTGGCACCGCCGCCTGCTGCCGATCTTCACCGGCGTCTTCGCCACCCAGGGCGTCATCCTCGTCAAGGCCGGGCTCGCCCTGCAGGGCCGTCCCGTCGGCGGCCTGCGCGCGCCCCTGGTGCCCGCCACCGCCGAGGAGACCGCCGCCCTCGCCCGCGCCCTCGAGGCTGCCGGCCTGCCGGTCTGACCCCGGGCGGCGCCCACGCCCCGCTCGACGCCGCGTCGCCCCCGTCAGTGCCCGCCCCGCCCCACCCCCCCGCCCCGCCCCGGTCCGTCCCCCACTTCACACCCCTGCGGTGGTCCCCGCCCCCGTTGCCCGGGGTGTGAAGTCCACCGACGGGGTGTGACGTGGGGGACGGGCTCCGCCCGGCGCGCGGCAGGGTGGCGACGCCGGCCGCCGAGCGGGAAGATCGTCCCACCGGGCACCGACACCGCGGGGGACGGGAACGCCCCGGTCCTGGACGGCGTTCTGCCACCGGGAGGTGGGACGGGTGCACAGGTCGTTCACAGGCTTCGGCCAGCGGGATGCCAGGAACGAGGGTCAGACTGGAAGGCCCGAACGTGGCCGTCCCGGCCGCAAGGAGGTCGTCCCCATGGCTCAGTGGCCCGCTCCCGACCCGGAGCAGTGGCAGCCGCCGGTCGACGCGACCTCCGACGCCGAGCCACCCGTCTGGACCCCGCCCACCTGGGAGGAGGTCGTCCGCGACCACAGCGCCCGCGTGTACCGCCTGGCCTACCGGTTGACCGGCAACGCGCACGACGCCGAGGACCTGACGCAGGACGTCTTCGTCCGCGTCTTCCGCTCCCTGCACCGCT
The window above is part of the Friedmanniella luteola genome. Proteins encoded here:
- a CDS encoding O-methyltransferase, coding for MTASGKTSPKTAPKPATWAYAEDFVVEPEAATAAREAAVPLGITSVGRGSAATLTLLARAVQARHVVEIGTGAGVSGLALFAGMRPDGILTSVDTEPAHQQAARKAFLSVGVPTQRFRLISGDALNVLPRLSDGAYDLVFVDGDPMEYPEYVEQGIRLLRHGGLIALDNALLGDRIADPGQNDEETESVRAALELLRDHEDLVTTLLPVGDGLLVAAKR
- a CDS encoding biotin/lipoyl-binding carrier protein; translation: MSHTVVAELVAAVMKVEVAVGQRVSAEDPVVILESMKMEIPVLAEVSGAVAEIVVAAGDVVNDGDPLVVIAPDGR
- the dapA gene encoding 4-hydroxy-tetrahydrodipicolinate synthase, which codes for MPTPPFGRLLTAMVTPFRADGALDLDAAAALATYLVDDLRNDGLVISGTTGESPTTTDAEKAELLRVVLDAVGDRASVLTGVGTFSTAHTVELARQAAEVGAHGLLVVTPYYSRPPQAGLLEHFRTVADATDRPVMLYDHPGRAAVPLARDTLLRLAEHERVIAVKDATGDPVASSAVVAATGLAYYSGDDPMTLPLLAVGAVGVVGTSTHFSALGTRAMIEAYLAGDVAGALAWHRRLLPIFTGVFATQGVILVKAGLALQGRPVGGLRAPLVPATAEETAALARALEAAGLPV